From Gopherus flavomarginatus isolate rGopFla2 chromosome 7, rGopFla2.mat.asm, whole genome shotgun sequence, the proteins below share one genomic window:
- the LOC127055718 gene encoding uncharacterized protein LOC127055718: MQSPENRKRAPAWSTQELLDLIAVWGEESVLSELRSSRRNEKTFEKISNAMRERGHTRDSLQCRVKVKELRQAYQKTKAAKGRSGSAPKTCRFYDELNAILGNSATTNPPLSVDSEVGVVIPATTEDLFDGDDQYDEDQEEEAPAESTEHFIPPNSQDLFLTLTEVPCQPSQGSTPENEAEGPSSAAHFSSLPLASHLRGGGIIRRLRKRRTREDMFTEIMAVTRTERAQQGDWKQLVAKYREAASQREDRRDAKNDVRWQEDQRWRAATLDLLRDQTDILRDMLQELRGFRMPLQPVYNLPQYSPCPTPSRTRRVRTRGRRLSAPAPSTAADTPTRRLSLD; this comes from the exons atgcagtctcctgaaaataggaaaagagctccagcatggagcacacaggagttactcgatctgatagctgtatggggagaagagtcagtgctttcagaactgcgctcgagcagacgaaatgagaaaacctttgaaaaaatttctaatgccatgcgggagaggggacataccagggactcgttacagtgccgagtgaaagtgaaagagctcagacaggcgtatcagaagaccaaagcagcaaagggcaggtcaggctctgcccccaaaacatgccggttctacgacgagcttaacgcaatattggggaacagcgcaacgacgaacccccccttgtctgttgattcagaggtgggcgtcgtgattcctgcaactacggaagatttatttgatggcgatgatcagtatgatgaggaccaagaggaggaggctccagcagagagcacagagcattttatccccccaaacagccaggatcttttcctcacccttactgaggttccctgccagccatctcaaggcagtactccagaaaatgaagctgagggaccgtcctctg ctgcacatttctccagcctccctctcgcttctcatctacgtggggggggtatcataagaagactgaggaaaaggaggacgcgtgaggacatgttcaccgaaattatggcagtaacccgtacagagagagctcagcagggagactggaagcaattggtcgcaaagtacagggaggctgccagtcaacgcgaagacaggagggacgccaaaaatgatgtcaggtggcaggaagatcagcgctggcgagcagcaactctggatcttcttcgtgatcagactgacatcctccgcgatatgctgcaagagctccgtggtttcagaatgcccctacagcccgtgtataacctccctcagtactcaccctgtcccacaccttccagaaccaggcgtgtaagaacgcgtgggagaaggctctctgcaccagccccctccaccgctgcggacactccaaccagaaggctttcattagattga